The following proteins are encoded in a genomic region of Desulfuribacillus stibiiarsenatis:
- a CDS encoding amino acid ABC transporter ATP-binding protein — protein sequence MIIVRNLHKKFGELHVLKGIDAEIQEKEVVVVIGPSGSGKSTFLRCLNLLEDITSGEVFVEGANIADKITDINLVRRQVGMVFQQFNLFPHKTTLDNITLAPRKLLNKSKQEAEEKAYQLLDKVGLRDKAHVYPDNLSGGQKQRVAIARALAMEPKVMLFDEPTSALDPEMVGEVLGVMKQLALEGMTMVVVTHEMGFAREVGDRVIFMDEGILVEQGTPDEIFKNPKNPRTQAFLSKVL from the coding sequence ATGATTATTGTAAGAAATCTGCATAAGAAATTCGGCGAATTACATGTATTAAAAGGCATTGATGCTGAAATACAGGAAAAAGAAGTAGTAGTTGTAATTGGACCGAGTGGATCGGGTAAGAGTACCTTCCTTCGTTGTTTGAACTTATTAGAAGACATTACTTCAGGTGAAGTGTTCGTAGAAGGCGCGAATATCGCTGACAAAATTACAGATATTAACCTAGTACGCCGACAAGTGGGGATGGTGTTCCAGCAATTCAATCTATTCCCGCATAAAACAACTTTAGATAATATTACGTTAGCACCTCGAAAGCTATTGAATAAATCGAAACAAGAAGCAGAGGAAAAGGCATACCAATTGCTAGATAAAGTAGGGCTTAGAGATAAAGCCCATGTTTACCCTGACAATCTTTCTGGTGGTCAGAAGCAACGTGTTGCGATTGCCCGCGCGTTAGCGATGGAGCCAAAGGTAATGCTGTTCGACGAGCCGACTTCTGCCTTAGACCCGGAAATGGTTGGAGAAGTTCTTGGTGTAATGAAGCAATTAGCTTTAGAAGGCATGACGATGGTTGTTGTTACTCACGAAATGGGCTTTGCTCGTGAAGTGGGTGACCGTGTGATTTTTATGGATGAAGGAATTCTGGTTGAGCAAGGAACGCCAGATGAAATTTTCAAAAATCCGAAAAACCCAAGAACGCAAGCTTTCTTAAGCAAAGTACTGTAA
- the hpf gene encoding ribosome hibernation-promoting factor, HPF/YfiA family — translation MKYNLRGHNVEITDALKDYVEKKLGRIEKYFDTPPATDVQVTLRVLRADHTVEVTLPLNGMIIRAEETSNDMYASIDLVGEKLERQIRKYKTRVNRRFENQGIRNLFKDFAPTVDEKEEKDEDFSVVKTKSFGVKPMVVEEAILQMNLIGHDFYVFLNAEEDAVNVVYKRRNGQYGLIKPEF, via the coding sequence ATGAAGTATAACCTTCGAGGACACAATGTCGAAATTACAGACGCATTAAAAGATTACGTAGAGAAGAAACTGGGCCGCATCGAGAAGTATTTTGATACTCCGCCGGCAACAGACGTCCAAGTAACATTACGTGTATTACGTGCAGATCATACTGTAGAAGTAACGTTACCTCTAAATGGAATGATTATACGTGCTGAAGAAACATCGAATGATATGTATGCAAGTATTGACCTTGTCGGGGAAAAGTTAGAACGACAAATTCGCAAATATAAGACTCGTGTGAATCGTAGATTTGAAAATCAAGGAATCCGTAATCTATTTAAAGATTTTGCTCCTACTGTGGATGAAAAAGAAGAAAAAGACGAGGACTTCTCTGTAGTAAAGACAAAATCTTTTGGTGTAAAACCTATGGTAGTAGAAGAAGCAATTCTTCAAATGAACTTGATTGGCCACGACTTCTATGTGTTCTTAAATGCAGAAGAAGATGCAGTAAACGTTGTGTATAAGCGTCGCAACGGTCAATATGGTTTAATTAAACCAGAATTCTAA
- the secA gene encoding preprotein translocase subunit SecA, producing MKKLFGDGNEREVKKLYKVVDQINALEPAITQLSDDQLRGKTQQFKDEFTNGKSLDDILPEAFAVVREASKRALGMRHFDVQLIGGIVLHQHRIAEMRTGEGKTLMATLPTYLNAITGKGVHVITVNDYLARRDSEWMGQIYTFLGLTVGLNVHGLTHDEKQDAYRCDITYGTNNEFGFDYLRDNMVLYKEQLVQRPLYYAIIDEVDSILIDEARTPLIISGKGEKSTDFYHQASRFITKLTEEDFTLDEKAKSVTLTESGVAKAENHFKLENLYDDQNITINHQVLQALKARVLMKRDVDYVVEDGEVIIVDEFTGRLMQGRRFSDGLHQAIEAKEGLKTREESKTLATITIQNYFRMYQKLAGMTGTAKTEEEEFMKIYGLDVVTIPTNREMIRKDMPDVVYKTVRGKVSAVIEEIVRRHQTGQPTLVGTISIENSEMLSQLLQKKGVPHTVLNAKYHAQEAEIVSKAGQRGAVTIATNMAGRGTDIVLGEGVAELGGLHIIGTERHESRRIDNQLRGRAGRQGDPGSSQFYVSLEDDLMRLFGGESITAIMNRIGFDEDQPLESGMLSRAIEKAQEKVETNNFMLRRHILQYDDVMNKQREIMYKQRREVLENDSIRDIVIQMMEDVSSRLVEIYCPAEEVPEDWDMNGLLDGLNRIYLKSGQLTIEELDALRIHHEPEKVMEMLKELIENLYDAREHELSPEMLRELEKVIVLRAVDSKWMDHIDAMDMLRQGIHLRAYGGKDPVMEYSFEGYEMFEAMIHTIKEEVSTYIMKAHVQTQDQLERVEVAQGQVATHGQGGYVAGSQPPLGQPNKGVEAPKKTPYVNDNKVGRNDDCPCGSGKKYKKCCGT from the coding sequence ATGAAGAAACTATTCGGGGATGGAAATGAACGAGAAGTCAAGAAACTATATAAAGTTGTCGATCAGATTAATGCTTTAGAGCCTGCAATTACGCAATTAAGTGATGATCAATTACGTGGTAAAACTCAGCAATTCAAAGATGAGTTTACAAATGGTAAAAGCTTAGATGATATTTTACCGGAAGCCTTCGCTGTAGTTCGTGAAGCATCGAAACGCGCTCTCGGAATGCGCCATTTTGACGTGCAGTTAATTGGTGGTATTGTGTTACATCAGCATCGTATTGCCGAGATGCGTACAGGGGAAGGTAAAACCTTAATGGCGACCTTACCTACATACCTTAATGCAATTACTGGTAAGGGAGTTCACGTCATTACAGTCAACGACTACCTGGCTAGACGTGACAGTGAATGGATGGGGCAAATCTATACATTCCTAGGTCTTACAGTAGGTCTGAACGTTCACGGACTTACCCATGATGAGAAACAGGATGCGTACCGTTGTGATATTACTTATGGTACGAACAACGAATTCGGTTTTGACTACCTTCGCGATAATATGGTGTTATATAAGGAGCAGCTAGTGCAGCGACCGTTATATTACGCAATCATTGACGAGGTCGATAGTATCCTGATTGATGAAGCGAGAACACCGCTTATCATATCTGGGAAAGGAGAAAAGTCTACAGACTTCTACCACCAAGCGAGCCGATTCATTACAAAGTTAACAGAAGAAGACTTCACACTTGATGAAAAGGCGAAATCAGTCACCTTAACGGAATCTGGTGTAGCCAAGGCGGAAAACCACTTTAAGTTAGAGAACTTGTATGACGATCAGAACATTACAATCAACCATCAAGTACTACAAGCGCTGAAAGCTCGTGTACTGATGAAACGCGATGTTGACTATGTAGTAGAGGATGGCGAAGTCATCATTGTTGATGAGTTCACGGGTCGTTTAATGCAAGGGCGTCGTTTTAGCGATGGTCTTCATCAAGCAATTGAGGCAAAAGAAGGACTGAAAACTCGCGAGGAAAGTAAGACTCTCGCGACAATCACCATCCAGAATTACTTCCGTATGTACCAAAAGCTTGCGGGCATGACAGGTACTGCGAAAACAGAAGAAGAAGAATTCATGAAAATCTATGGTCTGGATGTAGTGACAATTCCTACGAACCGCGAGATGATTCGTAAGGATATGCCAGACGTTGTATATAAGACAGTCCGTGGGAAAGTATCTGCCGTCATCGAAGAAATTGTGCGCCGTCATCAGACAGGTCAACCGACTTTAGTAGGTACTATTTCGATTGAGAATTCGGAAATGCTATCTCAGCTATTGCAGAAAAAAGGTGTACCACATACGGTTCTTAACGCGAAATATCACGCACAAGAAGCAGAAATCGTATCAAAAGCCGGTCAACGTGGTGCCGTTACAATTGCTACGAACATGGCTGGTCGTGGTACAGATATCGTCCTTGGTGAAGGAGTTGCTGAACTTGGCGGACTTCATATTATCGGCACAGAACGCCATGAGAGCAGACGTATTGATAATCAGCTACGTGGTCGTGCAGGACGTCAAGGGGACCCTGGTTCTTCGCAATTCTACGTTTCTCTAGAAGATGACTTGATGCGCTTGTTCGGTGGCGAATCAATTACTGCTATCATGAATCGAATTGGCTTTGATGAGGACCAGCCGCTAGAGTCTGGTATGCTTTCAAGAGCAATTGAGAAAGCACAAGAAAAAGTAGAGACGAATAACTTCATGTTACGCCGTCACATCCTGCAATACGATGATGTCATGAACAAGCAACGTGAAATCATGTATAAGCAGCGCCGCGAGGTCTTAGAGAATGATAGCATCCGCGATATCGTCATTCAGATGATGGAAGACGTGTCAAGTCGCTTGGTTGAAATCTACTGTCCGGCAGAAGAAGTACCAGAAGATTGGGATATGAATGGATTGCTGGATGGGTTGAATCGTATTTACTTAAAATCGGGTCAGTTAACAATTGAAGAACTAGATGCATTACGTATTCATCATGAGCCAGAGAAAGTCATGGAAATGCTTAAGGAATTGATTGAGAATCTCTACGATGCTAGAGAGCATGAGTTAAGTCCTGAAATGCTTCGTGAGCTTGAGAAGGTTATTGTTCTTCGTGCCGTTGATAGTAAGTGGATGGATCACATCGATGCGATGGATATGCTACGTCAAGGGATACATCTGCGTGCGTATGGTGGTAAAGATCCTGTCATGGAATATAGCTTTGAAGGCTATGAGATGTTCGAGGCTATGATTCACACGATTAAAGAGGAAGTATCGACATATATTATGAAGGCCCATGTACAGACACAAGATCAATTGGAGCGCGTAGAAGTAGCGCAAGGTCAAGTGGCAACCCATGGCCAAGGTGGTTATGTTGCTGGTTCTCAGCCTCCTTTAGGGCAACCGAACAAAGGTGTCGAAGCGCCAAAGAAAACCCCTTATGTGAATGATAATAAAGTTGGTAGAAACGATGACTGCCCATGCGGAAGTGGTAAAAAGTATAAGAAATGTTGCGGTACGTAA
- a CDS encoding spore germination protein has protein sequence MGKNILVTEIESYTGGDFMVNGQSSKKSPFKLYRTVPINYIQKPMQLKRVKKMLQKLFHSSFDLVFRPVGDQFLVAYLYPVIDMDRMERTVLTPLKEHMQEKESLIQSQNKNQKEQTSTALEAPHINNETQKNQLTNIGYFDQVFTSGVIVYQKKWKNICSEMIKGSVVVFQQQGAEAAVLRLPNFEHRAITEPDSEKQVRGPREGFIEDIGVNMSLLRKKMRSPSLVFEQQTIGNLTETRVVLAYAKGICDPEILQELRDRLSMINIQGVLESGYLEAFIVDHPWTPFPQTENTEKPDKAIAEIMEGRIAILVDGSPNVILVPVVYGQFMQASEDYYENFWYGSALRILRALTFFIALFLPGIYVAITSMHQEMLPTSFALKLAGAREGVPFPAIAEAFFMEIAFEFLREAGIRLPAQIGQAVSIVGALIIGQAAVEAGIVSPVLVVVVALSGIASFVIPSYRLAIAFRLIRFAILLSSGILGLIGITFVALLFLIHLSSMHSFGVPYFEPVAPFKKSHLQDWFYRANWQTKAKKPFNIAINKMRNKVTSETVPFSKKGNYPH, from the coding sequence ATGGGGAAGAATATTTTAGTAACGGAAATTGAATCATACACTGGTGGTGACTTTATGGTAAACGGACAATCATCGAAAAAATCACCCTTTAAATTATATCGTACAGTACCGATAAATTACATTCAAAAGCCAATGCAACTCAAAAGAGTAAAAAAAATGCTCCAGAAGCTATTTCATAGTAGCTTCGATTTGGTGTTCCGTCCCGTTGGTGATCAATTTCTTGTTGCCTATTTATACCCGGTTATCGATATGGATCGCATGGAGCGAACAGTGCTTACTCCTTTAAAAGAACATATGCAAGAAAAAGAAAGCTTGATTCAAAGTCAAAATAAAAATCAAAAAGAACAAACGTCTACAGCACTTGAGGCACCTCACATAAATAATGAAACACAAAAAAATCAACTAACCAATATAGGGTACTTCGATCAAGTGTTTACGTCAGGGGTTATAGTGTATCAAAAAAAATGGAAGAACATATGCAGTGAAATGATTAAGGGCTCTGTTGTAGTATTTCAACAGCAAGGAGCTGAAGCTGCGGTACTTCGTCTGCCGAATTTCGAACACAGGGCAATTACAGAACCCGATAGCGAAAAGCAGGTCCGTGGTCCGAGGGAAGGTTTCATTGAAGATATTGGTGTCAATATGTCACTTTTGCGTAAGAAAATGCGATCACCATCCCTAGTATTTGAACAACAAACGATTGGGAACTTGACAGAGACAAGGGTAGTTCTAGCATATGCAAAAGGCATCTGCGATCCGGAAATTTTGCAAGAATTAAGGGACCGTTTATCCATGATTAATATTCAGGGTGTACTGGAGAGTGGATATTTAGAAGCATTTATTGTGGACCACCCATGGACCCCATTCCCACAAACTGAAAACACAGAGAAACCTGACAAAGCAATTGCAGAAATTATGGAAGGTAGAATTGCGATTTTAGTCGATGGTTCCCCAAATGTAATACTTGTCCCTGTTGTGTACGGACAGTTTATGCAGGCAAGTGAGGATTATTATGAAAACTTTTGGTATGGTTCGGCATTGCGTATTTTGCGAGCACTAACATTTTTTATTGCTCTATTCTTACCTGGTATTTATGTAGCGATAACATCTATGCATCAGGAAATGTTGCCGACAAGCTTTGCGCTGAAACTCGCAGGAGCAAGAGAGGGTGTGCCGTTTCCTGCGATTGCCGAAGCGTTTTTCATGGAAATCGCTTTCGAATTTTTACGAGAAGCAGGGATACGTTTACCAGCGCAGATTGGTCAAGCCGTTAGTATTGTAGGGGCGCTAATTATTGGTCAAGCGGCAGTAGAGGCAGGGATTGTTTCACCTGTGTTAGTGGTAGTAGTTGCGCTCTCGGGGATTGCCTCTTTTGTAATTCCATCCTATCGATTAGCTATTGCTTTTCGGTTGATTCGATTTGCAATCCTTCTATCTAGCGGGATTCTAGGTCTTATTGGCATTACTTTTGTAGCGCTTTTATTCTTAATCCACTTATCTTCTATGCACTCCTTTGGGGTTCCGTACTTTGAGCCTGTAGCCCCGTTCAAGAAAAGCCATTTGCAGGACTGGTTTTATCGCGCCAATTGGCAGACAAAAGCGAAAAAACCTTTCAATATAGCTATCAATAAGATGAGAAATAAGGTAACTTCTGAAACAGTACCGTTTTCTAAAAAAGGAAATTACCCTCACTAG
- a CDS encoding GerAB/ArcD/ProY family transporter, producing the protein MDSNKNMVLPNQWITNFQLFCLIILVRSMAAISLTPVLTSGYTRQDVWIAVLLSIFASFIQLWIVVKLYKMFPTLKIGQIIDHVLGKYLGKIGNFIFVLFFYILAIYWCAYVTNLADVILPETPRPVIKWSFLFVCFYALYKGPASILRSSGFIFISLVGSYFFLVVFLVPEFDFAQFKPILYYGWTPILVGTIVPSVLFFESIMLLQFLPMVRANQWTVRIPFFAHVFAGLLLLVTACLLVMVFGPIEAEKIQFTVFTLVRAISLGDYVERLEFVVIAAWFSVIFFGTTTFIYITREILLNMIKRLNSYDQYVNVGMVLVIGWLVPKMFPDMLVLLEFYRVDQYGFSGFVIAGAFPIILFIVANLRKQGAKL; encoded by the coding sequence GTGGATTCTAATAAAAATATGGTTCTACCGAACCAATGGATCACTAACTTTCAGTTGTTCTGTCTAATCATTCTCGTGCGGTCTATGGCTGCTATTAGTTTAACGCCTGTACTTACGTCAGGTTATACAAGACAAGATGTTTGGATTGCAGTACTACTATCTATTTTCGCAAGCTTTATCCAACTCTGGATTGTAGTGAAACTATATAAGATGTTTCCTACATTAAAAATTGGCCAAATTATTGACCATGTGTTAGGAAAATATCTTGGGAAAATAGGTAATTTTATATTTGTACTATTCTTTTATATTTTGGCTATATATTGGTGTGCGTATGTAACGAATCTAGCAGATGTAATTCTTCCTGAGACACCGCGTCCAGTCATTAAGTGGAGCTTTTTGTTCGTATGTTTCTACGCACTCTATAAAGGGCCCGCAAGTATTTTACGGTCTAGTGGTTTTATATTCATCTCGTTAGTTGGGTCTTATTTTTTCTTGGTGGTGTTTTTAGTGCCAGAGTTTGACTTTGCGCAGTTTAAACCCATCCTATATTATGGTTGGACTCCCATATTAGTAGGTACTATTGTGCCTTCCGTACTATTTTTTGAAAGCATTATGCTTTTGCAATTTTTACCTATGGTTAGAGCAAATCAATGGACCGTGCGAATTCCGTTTTTTGCGCACGTATTTGCCGGACTATTGTTATTGGTTACTGCTTGTTTATTAGTCATGGTATTTGGACCGATTGAGGCGGAGAAAATACAGTTTACAGTGTTTACATTAGTACGAGCCATTTCATTAGGTGACTATGTAGAACGGTTAGAATTTGTTGTAATCGCTGCATGGTTTTCTGTGATTTTTTTTGGGACGACAACATTTATCTATATCACCAGAGAAATTCTATTGAATATGATAAAAAGGTTAAATAGCTATGATCAATATGTGAATGTTGGAATGGTATTGGTGATTGGCTGGTTGGTTCCCAAAATGTTTCCAGATATGCTTGTTTTGCTTGAGTTCTATCGTGTAGATCAATACGGATTTAGTGGTTTTGTCATAGCTGGGGCATTTCCAATAATATTATTCATTGTCGCGAATTTGCGTAAACAGGGGGCGAAGCTATGA
- a CDS encoding Ger(x)C family spore germination protein: MRRNMTAVMLVCCLFITGCWNRVEMNELNFVIGAGIDVKDDEVQLIAQVARPDVLAADAPQEKAYRTFTGTGKTIFDAIRDVTLRSPRKLFWGHHQVLLVSEKMAEEGLLETLAFFARDHETSRHVHIAIGEGEFKKLFTEHVYERSIPMMFLVPLMEGYKANAKTFAIKLHEFLKINSTPGMCVSLPIVRLRQENGFNMYEMHGTALFNENKMVGKLTPEETRGLLWLRDEVESAIIPMNITETAKEKDPLVQEVSFEVLSAKTKITADGELKFTVKSEVDVSFGEDNFREEVPRSEERKIIKKMTDKAKKIIESDMKQYVERSKEFTTDPAGFGRAMYRQKPNEWRKYEAIWCEKMYPQIEVTYDITVKKSGNMMLRDLDAQ; the protein is encoded by the coding sequence ATGAGAAGAAACATGACGGCGGTAATGCTTGTATGCTGTTTGTTCATCACAGGCTGTTGGAACCGCGTAGAAATGAATGAACTTAACTTTGTCATAGGCGCTGGAATTGATGTAAAGGATGATGAGGTTCAACTTATAGCTCAAGTAGCAAGACCGGATGTATTAGCAGCTGACGCACCACAAGAAAAGGCGTATCGAACATTTACTGGCACTGGGAAGACAATCTTCGATGCGATTCGCGACGTTACGTTGCGTTCACCAAGAAAGCTGTTCTGGGGACATCATCAAGTGTTGTTGGTTAGTGAAAAAATGGCGGAAGAAGGTTTATTAGAGACGCTCGCATTCTTTGCACGTGATCATGAAACTTCTCGTCACGTGCATATTGCCATTGGAGAAGGGGAGTTTAAAAAGCTATTTACGGAACACGTTTATGAGAGATCCATTCCAATGATGTTTCTTGTTCCATTAATGGAGGGTTATAAAGCAAATGCTAAGACTTTTGCGATTAAACTTCATGAATTTTTAAAAATTAATAGCACACCAGGGATGTGTGTATCGTTGCCAATCGTAAGACTTCGCCAAGAGAATGGATTTAACATGTATGAAATGCATGGAACAGCCTTATTTAATGAGAATAAAATGGTGGGTAAGCTGACGCCTGAAGAGACACGAGGGCTGTTATGGTTGCGTGATGAAGTGGAGTCAGCCATTATTCCCATGAATATCACGGAAACGGCAAAGGAGAAAGATCCATTAGTTCAAGAGGTAAGCTTTGAGGTTCTGAGTGCCAAGACCAAAATTACAGCAGATGGTGAATTAAAATTTACTGTGAAATCAGAAGTAGACGTTAGCTTTGGTGAGGACAATTTCCGTGAAGAAGTTCCACGCTCGGAAGAGCGAAAAATTATAAAAAAAATGACGGATAAAGCAAAGAAAATCATCGAATCAGATATGAAACAATATGTTGAACGCTCTAAGGAGTTCACCACCGATCCCGCAGGTTTTGGCCGTGCAATGTACCGCCAAAAGCCAAATGAATGGCGAAAGTATGAGGCTATATGGTGTGAAAAAATGTACCCTCAAATTGAAGTGACCTATGATATCACTGTTAAGAAATCAGGGAATATGATGCTAAGGGACTTAGATGCACAATAG
- the prfB gene encoding peptide chain release factor 2 (programmed frameshift), translating to MLLSEIKTDIMKLKKNYEEIRRSLDLADKEQRIERFDAMMGEPDFWNDQQEAQKVINEANAIKKFVDRFRVLEGIHDEMTTLYELIEEEKEESLLPDLQKSYDDLEREINVFELELMLNGPYDKNSAILEIHPGAGGTESQDWAEMLLRLYTRWAERRGFQVETLDYLAGDEAGVKSVTLLIKGYNAYGYLSSERGVHRLVRISPFDASGRRHTSFVSVNIMPELDNDVDIEIREEDLKIDTYRSGGAGGQHVNTTDSAVRITHLPSGIVVTCQSERSQIKNRAAAMKMLQGRLLEKKLEEQRQENLAIRGEQKDNGWGSQIRSYVFHPYSMVKDHRTNVEVGNVQAVMDGDIEMFIDAWLRQKLKVTE from the exons ATGCTATTAAGTGAAATTAAGACAGATATTATGAAGCTGAAGAAGAATTATGAAGAGATTCGGAGGTCTCTT GACTTAGCAGATAAAGAACAACGCATCGAACGCTTTGATGCCATGATGGGGGAGCCTGACTTTTGGAATGACCAACAGGAAGCGCAAAAGGTCATCAATGAAGCCAATGCGATTAAGAAGTTTGTCGATCGATTTCGTGTTTTAGAAGGAATCCATGACGAGATGACTACCCTGTACGAACTGATTGAAGAAGAGAAGGAAGAAAGTTTACTACCGGATTTACAGAAAAGTTATGATGACTTAGAACGAGAAATTAATGTTTTTGAACTAGAATTGATGCTAAACGGTCCTTATGATAAGAATAGTGCAATTCTTGAAATTCATCCAGGAGCTGGTGGGACAGAATCGCAGGACTGGGCCGAAATGTTGTTACGCTTATATACGCGATGGGCGGAACGGCGTGGCTTCCAAGTCGAAACCTTGGATTACCTTGCAGGGGATGAAGCAGGAGTCAAGAGTGTAACATTATTGATAAAAGGATATAATGCGTACGGATATTTAAGCTCAGAACGTGGGGTGCATCGATTAGTGCGAATTTCCCCGTTTGATGCATCTGGTCGTAGGCACACTTCCTTTGTGTCAGTCAATATTATGCCAGAGCTAGATAATGATGTAGATATTGAAATTCGCGAAGAAGATTTGAAGATTGATACATACAGGTCTGGTGGGGCTGGCGGTCAGCACGTCAACACGACAGATTCGGCAGTGCGCATCACTCACTTGCCATCGGGTATAGTGGTGACTTGCCAATCCGAGCGTTCCCAAATTAAGAATCGAGCGGCTGCTATGAAGATGCTTCAAGGCCGCTTACTAGAAAAGAAGTTAGAGGAACAGCGTCAAGAAAATCTAGCAATTCGTGGCGAGCAAAAGGATAATGGTTGGGGAAGTCAGATACGATCCTACGTGTTCCACCCGTATTCAATGGTGAAGGATCACCGCACGAATGTAGAAGTAGGCAACGTGCAAGCAGTCATGGATGGCGATATCGAAATGTTTATCGATGCTTGGCTTCGTCAGAAATTGAAGGTGACAGAATAA
- a CDS encoding YitT family protein, with protein sequence MPNREAGLKNTLQEYVLLSFGSLCLALALNWFLIPNQIASGGISGIANIIFHVTGIPVWMSLLAINVPVFIIGTMILGSKTGIKSFIGLVLVSVFIFATDWVDPLTDNLLLAALYGGLLVGVGLGFVFRARASTGGTDLIAQVVHKYTGLSLGICMLFIDGMVIVTAAIVFGAEFGLMALLSLYVTSKTIDLVQEGFSFEKFALIISEKSEDLQQAILVDLDRGVTKLHAQGGFTGIDRPILMCVVEQKEVSALKKMVKEVDPDAFVIIAPAQEVLGRGFRGVKKIT encoded by the coding sequence ATGCCAAATAGAGAAGCAGGATTAAAGAACACTTTACAAGAATATGTACTATTATCCTTTGGTAGCTTGTGTTTAGCCCTGGCACTGAATTGGTTCTTGATTCCGAATCAAATTGCATCCGGTGGAATTAGTGGTATCGCCAATATTATTTTCCATGTGACTGGAATCCCTGTGTGGATGTCACTGCTAGCGATTAATGTACCTGTATTTATCATAGGAACGATGATTCTCGGTTCGAAAACAGGGATAAAATCTTTTATTGGGCTTGTGCTTGTGTCGGTATTTATCTTTGCGACCGATTGGGTCGATCCTTTAACAGATAATTTATTGCTCGCCGCACTCTATGGGGGGTTACTTGTCGGTGTTGGCTTGGGCTTCGTATTCCGGGCTCGCGCAAGTACTGGTGGGACAGACCTTATCGCTCAAGTCGTACATAAGTATACAGGGTTAAGCCTTGGAATCTGCATGCTGTTTATTGACGGGATGGTCATTGTGACAGCGGCGATTGTCTTCGGGGCAGAATTTGGTCTCATGGCACTTTTAAGTTTATATGTAACAAGCAAGACGATTGACTTAGTGCAAGAAGGGTTTAGCTTTGAGAAATTCGCTCTCATTATATCGGAGAAATCAGAGGATCTGCAGCAGGCAATCCTAGTCGATTTAGACCGAGGGGTGACAAAGCTTCACGCCCAAGGTGGTTTCACCGGAATTGACCGCCCGATTTTAATGTGTGTAGTGGAACAGAAAGAAGTATCGGCACTGAAGAAAATGGTCAAGGAAGTTGACCCCGATGCTTTTGTCATTATTGCTCCTGCACAAGAGGTACTTGGAAGAGGTTTCCGAGGGGTCAAGAAGATAACATAG
- a CDS encoding transketolase — protein MQKEQLILIQEKARLIRQDICTMTCKAKSGHPGGSLSSADIVAYLYFHAMNVDPKNPKDPNRDRFVLSKGHASPVLYGALAEKGFFPREELLNFRKIGAMLQGHPEMKGTPGVDMSTGSLGQGLAAANGMALAGKLDKKDYRVFVVMGDGEIQEGMIWEAAMASAHYKLDNVTAFLDYNGLQIDGPTEEVMSLCDVAAKWQSFCWHTIEIDGHNIEEIHAAVEEAKTVKGKPTIIIAKTVKGKGVSYMENQVGWHGNAPSDEQLETALADLADIADFCGGAQ, from the coding sequence ATGCAAAAAGAGCAATTGATTCTTATTCAAGAAAAAGCAAGACTCATTCGTCAAGATATTTGCACAATGACATGCAAAGCAAAATCAGGACATCCAGGGGGATCACTATCGTCTGCGGATATCGTGGCATATTTGTATTTCCATGCGATGAATGTAGACCCGAAAAACCCGAAAGACCCAAACCGCGACCGTTTTGTTCTTAGTAAGGGACATGCTTCCCCAGTATTATACGGTGCACTTGCGGAGAAAGGTTTCTTTCCACGTGAAGAGCTTTTAAACTTTAGAAAAATTGGTGCTATGCTGCAAGGTCACCCAGAAATGAAAGGAACTCCTGGTGTTGATATGAGCACTGGATCATTAGGACAAGGCCTTGCGGCTGCTAATGGTATGGCACTTGCAGGGAAGTTGGACAAGAAGGACTATCGCGTATTCGTAGTCATGGGTGACGGAGAAATCCAAGAAGGTATGATTTGGGAAGCGGCTATGGCTTCTGCCCATTATAAATTAGATAACGTAACAGCATTCTTAGATTATAACGGCTTACAAATTGATGGACCGACAGAAGAAGTTATGTCTTTATGTGACGTAGCGGCAAAGTGGCAATCCTTCTGCTGGCACACGATTGAAATTGATGGACATAACATTGAGGAAATTCATGCAGCTGTGGAAGAAGCGAAGACGGTGAAAGGCAAACCGACGATTATTATTGCGAAGACAGTCAAAGGTAAAGGTGTATCGTACATGGAGAATCAAGTGGGCTGGCATGGAAATGCACCAAGTGATGAACAACTAGAGACTGCATTAGCAGATCTAGCGGATATAGCTGATTTTTGTGGAGGTGCACAATAA